A part of Aquibium oceanicum genomic DNA contains:
- the phaR gene encoding polyhydroxyalkanoate synthesis repressor PhaR: protein MPVKDDPVVIKKYANRRLYNTGTSTYVTLEDLAEMVKKGEDFKVQDAKSGDDITHPVLTQIIFELENKDGQNMLPVPFLRQLISFYGDQMQMVVPSFLEQSMIAFAKEQERFREQMKSTMAKSPMEMMNVATPIKALEEQTRRNIEMFQNAMRMFTPFPPQGGAAASPEPEEQPAPAAQSGDELKELKEQIAAMQRKIDRMG, encoded by the coding sequence GTGCCTGTCAAAGACGATCCGGTGGTCATAAAAAAATATGCCAACCGCCGCCTCTACAACACCGGCACATCAACCTACGTCACGCTCGAGGACCTGGCCGAGATGGTCAAGAAGGGCGAGGACTTCAAGGTTCAGGATGCCAAGTCCGGGGACGACATCACCCATCCGGTGCTGACACAGATTATCTTCGAGCTGGAGAACAAGGACGGGCAGAACATGCTGCCGGTGCCCTTCCTGCGACAGCTCATCTCCTTCTACGGCGACCAGATGCAGATGGTCGTGCCGAGTTTCCTCGAACAGTCGATGATCGCCTTTGCCAAGGAGCAGGAACGGTTCCGCGAGCAGATGAAATCCACCATGGCGAAGTCGCCGATGGAGATGATGAACGTCGCGACCCCGATCAAGGCGCTCGAGGAGCAGACGCGGCGCAACATCGAGATGTTCCAGAACGCCATGCGCATGTTCACGCCCTTTCCGCCGCAAGGCGGCGCGGCGGCCAGCCCGGAGCCGGAAGAACAGCCTGCACCGGCCGCCCAGAGCGGCGATGAGCTGAAGGAACTCAAGGAACAGATCGCCGCGATGCAGCGCAAGATCGACCGGATGGGGTGA
- a CDS encoding acetyl-CoA C-acetyltransferase: protein MAAPNSIVVASAARTAVGSFNGAFATAPAHELGAVVVREVLARAGVEASEVDEVILGQVLTAGEGQNPARQAAIAAGIPEGATAWGLNQVCGSGLRSIAIGMQQIATGDARVIVAGGQESMSMSPHCAHLRQGVKMGDYKMVDTMIKDGLWDAFNGYHMGNTAENVARQFQITRETQDAFALASQNKAEAAQKAGKFKDEIVSVTIKGRKGDTVVDQDEYIRHGATIDAMQKLRPAFDKDGSVTAANASGINDGAAAVLLMTEAEAERRGIKPLARIVSWATAGVDPKIMGTGPIPASRKALEKAGWSAADLDLVEANEAFAAQACAVNKDMGWNPDVVNVNGGAIAIGHPIGASGARIFNTLVFEMNRRGAKKGLATLCIGGGMGVAMCVEAV from the coding sequence ATGGCCGCCCCCAACAGCATCGTCGTCGCCAGCGCCGCGCGGACCGCGGTCGGTTCCTTCAACGGGGCCTTCGCCACCGCGCCGGCACACGAACTCGGCGCTGTCGTCGTGAGGGAGGTGCTTGCGCGCGCCGGCGTGGAGGCTTCCGAAGTCGACGAGGTCATCCTCGGGCAGGTTCTCACGGCCGGAGAGGGCCAGAACCCCGCGCGTCAGGCGGCGATCGCGGCCGGCATTCCCGAAGGCGCGACCGCCTGGGGCCTCAACCAGGTTTGCGGTTCGGGCCTGCGCTCGATCGCCATCGGCATGCAGCAGATCGCAACGGGCGACGCCAGGGTCATCGTCGCTGGCGGGCAGGAATCCATGTCGATGTCGCCGCATTGCGCCCATCTGCGCCAGGGCGTGAAGATGGGCGACTACAAGATGGTCGACACCATGATCAAGGACGGGTTGTGGGACGCCTTCAACGGCTATCACATGGGCAACACGGCCGAGAACGTGGCGCGGCAGTTCCAGATCACGCGCGAGACGCAGGACGCCTTCGCGCTCGCCTCGCAGAACAAGGCCGAGGCGGCGCAGAAAGCCGGAAAGTTCAAGGACGAGATCGTCTCGGTCACGATCAAGGGCCGCAAGGGCGACACGGTCGTCGACCAGGACGAGTACATCCGCCACGGCGCCACGATCGACGCCATGCAGAAGCTCCGTCCGGCTTTCGACAAGGACGGCTCGGTGACGGCAGCCAACGCTTCGGGCATCAACGACGGCGCGGCCGCCGTCCTTCTCATGACGGAGGCGGAAGCCGAGCGGCGCGGCATCAAGCCGCTGGCGCGGATCGTCTCCTGGGCGACCGCCGGCGTCGACCCCAAGATCATGGGCACCGGCCCGATCCCCGCTTCCCGCAAGGCGCTGGAGAAGGCCGGCTGGAGCGCCGCCGACCTCGATCTCGTGGAAGCCAACGAGGCCTTCGCCGCCCAGGCCTGCGCGGTCAACAAGGACATGGGCTGGAACCCGGACGTCGTGAACGTCAACGGCGGCGCCATCGCCATCGGCCACCCGATCGGCGCCTCGGGCGCGCGCATCTTCAATACGCTGGTCTTCGAGATGAACCGGCGCGGCGCAAAGAAGGGTCTTGCGACGCTCTGCATCGGCGGCGGCATGGGCGTGGCGATGTGTGTGGAAGCGGTTTGA
- the phbB gene encoding acetoacetyl-CoA reductase, whose translation MPRTAIVTGGTRGIGAAISIALKEAGYTVAANYAGNDDAARNFNTETGIPVYKWSVADYDSCANGIAQVEADLGPVEVLVNNAGITRDAPFHRMTREQWTDVMRTNLDGVFNMTHPLWNGMRERKFGRVITISSINGQKGQFAQANYSAAKAGDIGFTKALAQEGARAGITVNAICPGYIATDMVMAVPEKVREGIIAQIPVGRLGEAAEIARCVVFLASDDAGFITGSTITANGGQYFV comes from the coding sequence ATGCCAAGGACAGCAATCGTCACGGGTGGAACGCGCGGGATAGGGGCTGCCATATCGATCGCGCTCAAGGAGGCCGGCTACACCGTCGCCGCGAACTATGCCGGCAATGACGATGCCGCGCGCAACTTCAACACCGAGACCGGAATCCCGGTCTACAAATGGTCCGTCGCGGACTACGATTCCTGTGCGAACGGCATTGCGCAGGTCGAGGCCGATCTCGGCCCGGTCGAGGTGCTGGTCAACAATGCCGGCATTACGCGAGACGCGCCCTTCCATCGCATGACGCGCGAGCAATGGACCGACGTGATGCGGACCAATCTCGACGGCGTCTTCAACATGACGCATCCGCTGTGGAACGGCATGCGCGAACGCAAGTTCGGCCGTGTCATTACGATTTCCTCGATCAACGGACAGAAGGGCCAGTTCGCGCAGGCGAACTATTCCGCCGCCAAGGCCGGCGACATCGGCTTCACCAAGGCGCTGGCCCAGGAAGGCGCGCGGGCCGGCATAACGGTCAACGCGATCTGCCCCGGTTACATCGCCACCGACATGGTCATGGCCGTGCCGGAGAAGGTTCGGGAAGGCATCATCGCCCAAATTCCGGTCGGAAGGCTCGGCGAGGCTGCCGAGATTGCCCGCTGCGTGGTCTTCCTCGCGTCGGACGATGCCGGCTTCATTACCGGATCGACGATCACTGCGAACGGCGGGCAGTACTTCGTCTGA
- the rlmN gene encoding 23S rRNA (adenine(2503)-C(2))-methyltransferase RlmN: MALSFDITSAETRNALRPAVKEKPPLVGLSRAALAGTLVESGIVPERQAKMRASQLWHWLYVRGVSDFSEMFNISKELRAELDRTFTIARPEIVEEQISSDGTRKWLFRFPPRGAGRPVEVETVYIPEEGRGTLCISSQVGCTLTCSFCHTGTQKLVRNLTAEEILAQLMTARDRLGDFPDRDTPAGAIVPAEGRRITNIVMMGMGEPLYNFEEVKKALLIASDGDGLSLSKRRITLSTSGVVPEIFRTGEEIGVMLAISLHAVRDDLRDMLVPINKKYPLKELMAACRAYPGLSNARRITFEYVMLKDVNDSLADAKELVRLLKGIPAKINLIPFNPWPGTNYQCSDWEQIEKFADAVNAAGYASPIRTPRGRDILAACGQLKSESERMKKSERLALEAMMIAGHGEA; encoded by the coding sequence ATGGCCCTATCGTTCGACATCACCTCCGCCGAGACGCGGAACGCGCTCCGTCCCGCGGTTAAGGAAAAACCGCCGCTGGTGGGACTTTCGCGCGCCGCGCTCGCCGGGACGCTGGTCGAGAGCGGCATCGTTCCAGAACGCCAGGCGAAGATGCGCGCCAGCCAGCTCTGGCACTGGCTCTACGTGCGCGGCGTCTCCGATTTCTCCGAGATGTTCAACATCTCCAAGGAGCTTCGCGCCGAACTCGACCGGACGTTCACGATCGCGCGTCCGGAGATCGTCGAGGAGCAGATCTCGTCCGACGGGACGCGCAAGTGGCTGTTCCGCTTTCCGCCGCGCGGTGCGGGGCGGCCGGTCGAGGTGGAGACGGTCTACATTCCCGAGGAAGGGCGCGGGACGCTGTGCATCTCCAGCCAGGTCGGCTGCACGCTCACCTGTTCCTTCTGCCACACCGGCACGCAGAAGCTGGTGCGCAACCTGACGGCGGAGGAGATCCTCGCCCAGCTGATGACCGCGCGCGATCGGCTCGGCGATTTCCCGGACCGCGACACGCCGGCCGGCGCCATCGTGCCGGCGGAAGGCCGCCGCATCACCAACATCGTCATGATGGGGATGGGCGAGCCGCTCTACAATTTCGAGGAAGTGAAGAAGGCGCTGCTGATCGCGTCCGACGGTGACGGGCTGTCGCTTTCGAAGCGCCGCATCACGCTGTCGACCTCGGGCGTCGTGCCCGAGATTTTCCGAACCGGCGAGGAAATCGGCGTCATGCTGGCGATCTCGCTGCACGCGGTGCGCGACGATCTGCGCGACATGCTGGTGCCGATCAACAAGAAGTATCCGCTGAAGGAGCTGATGGCCGCCTGCCGCGCCTATCCGGGGCTCTCGAACGCGCGGCGCATCACCTTCGAATACGTCATGCTGAAGGACGTCAACGACAGCCTGGCCGACGCGAAGGAACTCGTGCGGCTCCTCAAGGGCATCCCGGCCAAGATCAACCTGATCCCGTTCAATCCCTGGCCGGGCACCAACTACCAGTGCTCCGACTGGGAGCAGATCGAGAAGTTCGCCGATGCCGTCAACGCGGCCGGCTACGCTTCGCCGATCCGCACGCCGCGCGGCCGCGACATCCTCGCCGCCTGCGGGCAGCTGAAGTCGGAATCGGAGCGCATGAAGAAGAGCGAGCGCCTGGCGCTCGAGGCCATGATGATCGCGGGGCACGGCGAGGCTTGA
- a CDS encoding invasion associated locus B family protein has product MRALILFLASAIAVTIAGPAAAQSATKINQYNAWGTYSYQGDSGKVCYVLSVPTEKQPQALDHGDIFFFVSQKPGQNVAFEPQFIASYPFQENSKVAVKVGDRSFSLFTKGKSAWLENAAEEPQLVAAMKAGSVMSVAAKSGRGNDTSYNFSLRGITAALDSISACK; this is encoded by the coding sequence ATGCGTGCACTGATTCTATTCCTGGCAAGCGCCATCGCCGTGACGATCGCCGGCCCAGCCGCCGCGCAATCGGCCACCAAGATCAATCAGTACAACGCCTGGGGGACCTATTCCTATCAGGGCGATTCCGGAAAGGTCTGCTACGTTCTCTCGGTGCCGACCGAAAAGCAGCCGCAAGCGCTCGATCATGGCGACATCTTCTTCTTCGTCAGCCAGAAGCCGGGCCAGAACGTCGCGTTCGAGCCGCAGTTCATCGCCTCCTATCCCTTCCAGGAAAACTCCAAGGTTGCGGTGAAGGTCGGGGACCGCTCGTTCTCGCTGTTCACCAAGGGCAAGTCCGCCTGGCTGGAGAACGCCGCCGAGGAGCCGCAACTCGTCGCCGCCATGAAGGCCGGCTCGGTGATGTCGGTCGCCGCCAAGTCCGGCCGCGGCAACGACACGAGCTACAACTTCTCCCTGCGCGGGATCACCGCCGCGCTGGATTCGATCTCGGCCTGCAAGTAG
- a CDS encoding YkvA family protein, which produces MDDAEIEEVLAPVPPDVNRRREKRVRRDFWRTARRAAGRIPFMDEVVAAYYCAMDEKTPMRLRGILLAALAYFVVPLDFVPDFLVGLGFTDDVAVLTAALGAIRSHITPAHRAAARSFLQE; this is translated from the coding sequence ATCGACGACGCCGAGATCGAGGAAGTGCTCGCCCCCGTTCCGCCGGATGTGAACCGGCGCCGGGAAAAGCGTGTGCGCCGGGATTTCTGGCGCACGGCACGGCGGGCCGCCGGACGGATCCCCTTCATGGACGAGGTGGTCGCGGCGTATTACTGCGCCATGGACGAGAAGACGCCCATGCGCTTGCGCGGCATCCTTCTGGCCGCGCTTGCCTATTTCGTCGTTCCGCTCGATTTCGTGCCGGATTTTCTCGTCGGTCTCGGCTTCACCGACGACGTCGCGGTGCTCACCGCGGCTCTTGGGGCCATCCGGTCGCACATTACGCCCGCCCACCGCGCGGCGGCACGCAGCTTCCTGCAGGAATAG
- a CDS encoding 4a-hydroxytetrahydrobiopterin dehydratase, with protein MAKQKLDAQAVRDALAELDGWELQDGREAIGKTFTFRNFSEAFGFMTRVALAAEKLDHHPEWFNVYKTVDVTLSTHDADGLTELDFKLARKMDAFAR; from the coding sequence ATGGCGAAACAGAAGCTCGACGCACAGGCGGTACGCGACGCCCTTGCCGAACTCGACGGCTGGGAATTGCAGGACGGCCGCGAGGCGATCGGCAAGACCTTCACGTTCCGCAATTTCAGCGAAGCCTTCGGCTTCATGACAAGGGTCGCGCTCGCCGCCGAGAAGCTCGACCATCATCCCGAATGGTTCAACGTCTACAAGACCGTCGACGTGACCCTGTCGACGCATGACGCGGACGGATTGACCGAGCTCGACTTCAAGCTCGCGCGAAAGATGGACGCATTCGCCCGCTGA
- the thpR gene encoding RNA 2',3'-cyclic phosphodiesterase, giving the protein MPRLFTALEVPRDATLSLSLLRGGLPGARWIDVENYHITLRFIGDVEGRVADDIVSGLDRVRKPGFEIRLSGVGAFGTKKPHALWAGVSPCPELTALQGEIDRICSRNGAPYDPRKFVPHVTIARLRNASPLDLASYLSGHGGFSTAPFRVGRFVLMSSRDSVGGGPYIVEEAWPLDVERTAYTGASTAAADAFRMSR; this is encoded by the coding sequence ATGCCGCGACTTTTCACCGCCCTCGAGGTACCGCGTGACGCCACGCTCTCCCTGTCCCTGCTTCGGGGCGGCCTGCCCGGAGCGCGCTGGATCGACGTCGAGAACTACCACATCACCCTGCGCTTCATCGGCGATGTCGAAGGACGGGTCGCCGACGACATCGTCAGCGGCCTGGACCGGGTCCGCAAGCCGGGCTTCGAGATCCGCCTCTCCGGCGTCGGCGCCTTCGGCACAAAGAAGCCGCACGCGCTCTGGGCCGGCGTCTCGCCTTGCCCGGAACTCACTGCCCTGCAGGGCGAGATCGACCGCATCTGCTCGCGCAACGGCGCGCCCTACGATCCGCGCAAGTTCGTGCCGCACGTGACGATCGCGCGGCTGCGCAATGCGAGCCCGCTCGACCTGGCATCGTATCTCTCCGGTCACGGCGGCTTCTCCACCGCGCCCTTCCGTGTCGGCCGCTTCGTCCTGATGTCATCGCGGGATTCGGTCGGCGGCGGACCCTACATCGTCGAGGAGGCGTGGCCGCTGGACGTGGAAAGGACAGCCTACACCGGCGCATCGACCGCCGCCGCGGATGCCTTCCGCATGTCGCGATAG